The DNA region GGTAGACAAAGAAGACCGCCCCctatagttattaaaaacagCGGTGAGTTCGATTATGAAAAATTCAGCGAATTTGCTAAAGAACAAGGAATTAAAGATTTCCTCGCAAAAGAGTCTTATGGCAACTATAATATAAAGCCATTCAACGATAACGTGCACAGACAAATTCTGCACTATCTGAAAGATAAAAACATTGGTTTCTATACATATCTACTCCCCTCAGAAAGGAATCTTCGGATTGTCCTAAGAGGAATTCCAATTGAACTTAGTGAAGACTGGGTACATGAATGCATAAAGCCTGACTTCCCAATGATTATCAATATTAAGAGAATGACAAAANAGTTTTGTTCAGGAATTGGAGCCAAATAGTGCTTCCATCTAGTGggcaaaagtttctttttagcAATTCTGTTTCATTCCAAAATGTGGCCGTAAAGTGTTTTCATCTGTCTGAtttaatttccaatttgtatttCAGTCTTCAGTAAAAAATGGATTCTGGATGATGTTTAATCTATTGAAAGAGAAAAgaagagaataataaaaaaaaaaaactttcttgagACTCCGAagttaaagcaagaaaaaaaaaattttatagcaaaagaCATTGTAAAAATTGTTATGAAGATTGTCCAACTTATTTATTGtcaattcttaaaattgttcttGGTCTGTATTTATTACTAATGCGATAGTGGTCATATATTGataggttttaaatttcaatatttttgatgtaGATTAAGTTAATATAGAACAGTCATGTTAAAAATACGGCCCGAGATCGCAATCAGTGGCGGATCCAGCGGGGTGGGGGGGTCTTAATCGAATCGATACTGTCGGAGAAGGATTTTAGTTGTACTGCGAAGGTATTGTGCATATGTTTGTGTCGTGCGCTTGCGATATCCATAATTATTGTGTCGAGTTCCATAATTATTACGATTTTGGCATAATGGCACAAAAACGTAAAGTTGATAGTGAATGCAGAGTTTTTTCAGTCTAAATGAGAAGTTGCATATTTTTCATAGAATGGAATGGTAAACCACTGTGTTTGATTTGCAATCAAGTTGCTGTTTGTAAGGAGTTTAACTTGAAAAGACACTATGATACGaatcataaatcaaaattgGATTGCTACactaaaaaagtaagaatagaCTCATTGTCATCTTTAAAATCTAAACTTCAAGGTCAACAATCGATGTTTACTAAAGCTAATACAGAGAGCGAAGATGCCCTGAaatcaagttttattattgcattAGAAATCGCGAAGAGATCAAAACCTTTCACTGATGGTGATTTTATTAAAGACTGTATGTTGAATGTTGCCGATGTctcatttcaatttcaaaagtcaataattcaaaatatttcgctGTCAAGAAACACTGTTGCTTCAAGAATAAAtgatttatctcaaaatttggTTCTTCAACTGAAGGagaaaattaaggaatttaCAAACTTTTCCCTGGCTGTTGACGAGAGTACTGATACTGTCGATACAGCTCAACTTGCTGTTTTTATACGTGGCATTAACAGTAACTTTGAAATAActgatgaaatatttaagtgcGTTCCATTGACAGGTACTACAACAGCAAATGATATTTATTCTGCAATTTAGCATTTGATAGCAGAATATGAACTCGACTGGAATATACTTAGCAGCACAACTACGGATGGCGCTCCTGCCATCCGTAGCAAACTTTCGGGCgttgtaactaaattaaaacagaaaagatCAGGGAATTTTGTGGGATTTCACTGTATAATTCATCAGGAATCATTGGTatccaaacatttaaaaatgaaccatGTCAGGCAACctgtaattaaaatagtaaattttataaggaGCAGAGGACTAAACCACCGACAGTTCAGGCAGTTTTTACAAGATTTGTACGAAAATTTTTCAGATGTCCCTTATTTCACCGAAGTTCGTTGTCaagtagaaaaatttacatcaataaaacccaccataaaaaattttacataaattcagtaaatatgatataaaacatGATATCATTTTAGATGATCcagaaaagaacaataaaaaagaacagatatttttattacatttgataACAGCTAACAGTTTCTTATATTTGAGTTATCCCctaaaacgatttttaataatctattaattttttaaataatttcttatttaattatctaatccttttaattttctaaataatttatgaaattatttttttcttgaaaaggaTCAAAACTTATCATGTTTAATCcatgtttagtaaaattaagtgtttgtatgaaaaattaaaagtgaattaaaaatgaaaaaaatattaattaaaactaaaatgagtTTCTTAGTAGTTATTACAACTAAATATAGTATAGACTCATTATAAGGCATCTTCAATACTTCTccgaaataaaaactaagaacactaagctaaaaaaaaaaaaaaaaaaaaaaaaaaaaaaaNaaaaaaaaaaaaaaaaaaaaaaaattgattggtATTCGGTagtatgtgtatttttttttacctaaactCTAACAGAATTCGAGAATTACCTGGTATGTTTAAAAAACACTGGTAGAAACCGGTTAGAACTGGCATGGCAGAAACCCTTTTCTGCCACATTTGTGGCAGAAACTGGCAAAAATTCggaaaatgacataaaagtaagtactgagattgacatacaatggataattcgtagaaaaaacaattaactgttaaacaaagtataatttatttacaaaattatcaccattcaaaatcaaatattacattgtttgCACTCTGCAATAATCTATAACAAAAGACAAGTTTTGATTCAGTTTCAATTTGCTACGCGCGAACGAGCAATTTGAGAAAGATTCTCTCAAGTACAGCAGAACTAGCAGGCATTGCCATCAAGGCAAGATTTGTGAAACTTTCatctattgcatattttttaaaactggaccACCATGTAGCAGCTGGGGTAGTTGCCAAAACttgactgaaaaaataaatttcaggaaATGGGACCGATTTGTTTTGCAAAGCTATGACATAAGGTACAAAATCTGGGTTAATATTGGCTAGTAAAATTCTGGCACTTTTTTTTGAGCACATGATAATTTCAACCCCAAATACTTTGGATGCAGCATATAAGCTAGCAAATGATAATCAGTAACTGCCTGTTTAAATCTGTATGTcacttcttttttataaacagCTATGAGATTCTCtttacttaattcatttttcagtttacttaaacaaaatgtcattaagcAATTATTAGAACTAATATAGacgtttttttagtttctgccaGTTTTTGCCGGTTATAACCAGTTTCTGCCGGAAAAAAGCCAACCCTAAGTGCATATAgatttatttacgtttttaaagctaataaatagtgttataatttaattacgttATAAAAGGTTAAGTACCTCAATTAAAGTCACTTTTAACAGAGCCAAAAGCTCTAAATAAcaatatgaaactaaaaagaatgcgcacgtaactaaaaaatttgaacattttaaactcTATGACAATTcgatttatttacaaatgacGTACTAATTACTAatcttaattattgaaaaactacTTCAGAAAACTGGAAACccattacaattattaaattacgaatgagtttcaacaaaattaaaattctgcgattaaataaaattgtacaaaagaaaatttgaaactcaGTAATATCATGATACACAAATTTCAGAAATGATAGTGATTTTAGCACAATtccataaatgaaaataattcaacgaactgaaactgaaaataatacatCAGAGTGCgtagcaaaatttttgaaccaaaaaatgaaccccttttaagcacttttcaagagctcaaaaaaaattaagcactttaaaaaataataattaggcagggttggaaagttaatgacaattgacggttttaacTAGGGATGTAACGAATATTTGGCCACTATTCGGTATTCGGCCTAATATTCGGTTAGCCGAATATTTGGCTAAATATTCGGCAAactattatttggaaaattatttttcgacgCAGTTTTTTTTGTGGaggatttagatttttttggatttgaatcaatttattaaagaataatctaaaatcgtatttttaactATACGTTACTGGAAatagttttacaaatattttatcttaatatctaattattttcattatcctAAACACTTCTGTGAAAGTTTCTTTTCTC from Parasteatoda tepidariorum isolate YZ-2023 chromosome 2, CAS_Ptep_4.0, whole genome shotgun sequence includes:
- the LOC139425049 gene encoding general transcription factor II-I repeat domain-containing protein 2-like, translating into MRSCIFFIEWNGKPLCLICNQVAVCKEFNLKRHYDTNHKSKLDCYTKKVRIDSLSSLKSKLQGQQSMFTKANTESEDALKSSFIIALEIAKRSKPFTDGDFIKDCMLNVADVSFQFQKSIIQNISLSRNTVASRINDLSQNLVLQLKEKIKEFTNFSLAVDESTDTVDTAQLAVFIRGINSNFEITDEIFKCVPLTGTTTANDIYSAI